The following proteins come from a genomic window of Methylorubrum populi:
- a CDS encoding methyl-accepting chemotaxis protein has protein sequence MAKADRSPQSVRLSLAARVALLGSLFVLVATLAVGGNLLLEARAVMHARAGDSLDSSMRLLRAGMEPAAGANADLNAAVDRVANVTGGTATVFTGEVRSATTVRKADGSRAVGTRLAPGPVHDTVLGRGKTYRGEADILGTPYLTLYEPILGADGHVTGILYVGLKRADVLAGFDRMTRQAILVGGGMIAAALTLLWLGIRRTLRPLDGLGRTMTRLAEGDVAAEVPGLSRRDEIGAMAAAVQVFKESLIRTRELEREGALARAASEDERKRALGAIAEGFEQAVGGIVDMVASSATELQVTAETMAATARQTAGRSGQVAGAAEEAASNVGTVAAAAEQLGASVQEIGRQVSNSSDLAASAVSEADRTAILVHELDAVVSRIGDVVGLIATIAGQTNLLALNATIEAARAGEAGRGFAVVAAEVKELANQTARATEEISGQIGRVQGATGQAVAAIGGITARIREISDVANGIAAAVEQQGAATQEIVRNVAQAASGTGAVTSNIAGVARASEETGAAAAQVLSSASELSRQSEHLSAEVDRFLLTVRAA, from the coding sequence ATGGCGAAAGCCGACCGCTCGCCTCAGTCGGTCCGATTGTCCCTTGCGGCCCGGGTTGCTCTGCTGGGCAGCCTCTTCGTCTTGGTCGCAACCCTCGCGGTCGGCGGCAACCTGCTGCTCGAGGCGCGCGCCGTGATGCATGCCCGGGCCGGCGATTCGCTGGACAGCTCCATGCGTCTGCTCCGGGCAGGGATGGAACCCGCGGCCGGAGCGAACGCCGATCTCAACGCCGCCGTGGACCGCGTCGCGAACGTTACCGGCGGCACCGCAACCGTCTTCACGGGCGAGGTCCGTTCCGCCACCACGGTGCGCAAGGCCGACGGCAGCCGCGCGGTCGGCACGCGGCTGGCGCCGGGCCCCGTCCACGACACCGTGCTCGGTCGCGGTAAGACCTATCGGGGTGAGGCGGACATCCTCGGCACGCCCTACCTGACCCTCTACGAGCCGATTCTCGGTGCGGATGGTCACGTGACCGGCATTCTCTACGTCGGCCTGAAGCGAGCGGACGTTCTGGCCGGGTTCGATCGCATGACCCGCCAAGCGATTCTGGTCGGGGGCGGCATGATCGCGGCGGCGTTGACCCTGCTCTGGCTCGGCATCCGCAGGACGCTGCGCCCGCTCGACGGATTGGGGCGCACGATGACCCGTCTGGCCGAGGGCGATGTCGCGGCAGAGGTGCCGGGCCTGAGCCGGCGCGACGAGATCGGCGCCATGGCCGCCGCGGTGCAGGTGTTCAAGGAGAGTTTGATCCGCACCCGCGAACTCGAACGGGAGGGCGCGCTCGCCCGCGCCGCCTCCGAGGACGAGCGCAAGCGCGCCCTCGGCGCCATCGCCGAAGGCTTCGAGCAGGCCGTCGGCGGCATCGTCGATATGGTCGCGTCCTCCGCCACGGAGTTGCAGGTGACGGCCGAGACCATGGCGGCGACGGCGCGGCAGACCGCCGGCCGGTCCGGACAGGTCGCCGGCGCGGCGGAGGAAGCTGCCTCGAATGTCGGCACCGTGGCGGCGGCGGCCGAACAGCTCGGTGCATCGGTGCAGGAGATCGGCCGGCAGGTGTCGAACTCGTCGGACCTCGCCGCGAGCGCGGTTTCCGAGGCCGATCGCACCGCGATCCTGGTCCATGAACTCGACGCCGTCGTCAGCCGGATCGGCGACGTCGTCGGCCTGATCGCGACCATCGCGGGGCAGACCAACCTGCTCGCACTCAACGCCACGATCGAGGCGGCGCGGGCGGGTGAGGCCGGCCGCGGCTTCGCCGTGGTCGCGGCCGAGGTGAAGGAGCTTGCCAACCAGACCGCCCGCGCGACCGAGGAGATTTCCGGACAGATCGGGCGTGTTCAAGGCGCGACGGGGCAGGCCGTTGCGGCGATCGGCGGCATCACCGCGCGTATCCGCGAGATCAGCGACGTCGCCAACGGGATCGCGGCCGCGGTCGAGCAGCAGGGCGCGGCAACGCAGGAGATCGTGCGCAACGTCGCCCAGGCGGCCAGCGGCACCGGCGCTGTCACGTCGAACATCGCCGGCGTGGCGCGGGCTTCCGAGGAGACCGGGGCTGCGGCGGCCCAGGTGCTGTCCTCCGCCTCCGAATTGTCGCGGCAATCGGAGCATCTCAGTGCGGAAGTGGACCGCTTCCTGCTGACGGTGCGGGCGGCCTGA